CCGGGCTCTCTCCCGCCACCACCTGGGGCGCCCATACAAGTTCATGGCCAACGGCGACGAGTACCGGGTCGGCTACCTCCCGGCCGAATCGGACACGGGCATGTTCGGGGGAAATTCCAACTGGCGCGGGCCGGTCTGGATGCCCGTGAACGTGCTCATCGTGCGCGCGCTGCTCAACTACTACACCTACTACGGGGACACCTTCAAAATCGAGTGCCCCACGGGCTCGGGCAGGATGATGAACCTCTTCGAGGTCGCCCGGGAGATCGCTTCTCGGCTCACGCGCATCTTCCTGCGCGGGGAGGACGGCCGCAGGCCCGTGTTCGGCGGGGCGGACAAATTCCAGACCGACCCCCACTGGCGCGACAACATCCTGTTTTACGAGTATTTCCACGGGGACAACGGCGCGGGCATCGGCGCGAGCCACCAGACCGGGTGGACGAGCCTGGTGGCCAAGCTCATAGAGATTTTCGGGCTGATCGACCCCGAAACCTACCTGGAGCGCGGCAAGCACAGCGCCCTCAGGAAGGATGTGAAACCAGGGCCCTGACGGCCCGCAACCGCGGCAAGAACCTTTCGCAAAAGGAAAAGACGGAGATGAAGACGCATCGCGCGGCCTGGGGGGCCTTGCTGGCCTCCCTGGCCCTGACGGCCCTGCTCTCAGCCACGGCCCTGGCCCAGGAAACCGAAACGCCCCCCACTTTCGAGGCCCGGGCCGTGCTGCCCAAGGCCGTCCTCTCAGGGCCGTCCTACAACGTGGACAGCGTCGTGACCAACGACGGCTACCTCAACGCCTACACCATCCACTCCCGCTACGGGGATTTCCGGGCCGAGTCCACGGCGCTGCTCTACACGCGCATCGCCGAGATCGCCGCCATGGACAAGATGGAGCAGCTGGCGGGCACGTCGGCCTTCGGCGGCTCCCTGCTGGGCAAGGGCAAGCAGACCGTCCAGGGCGCGGTGAACCTGGTCACGGACCCGCTGGACACCGTGGGCGGCGCGCTCTCCGGGGTGGGCAAGATGTTCGTGCGCGCCCAGGAGAGCCTGGTGGAGAGCACCCCAAGCAAATACGAGGACGGCCGCCTCCAGAACCTCATCGGCTACTCGCAGACCAAGCGGGACTACGCCAAGCAGTTCGGCGTGGACCCCTATTCCACCAACCCTGTGCTCCAGGCCAAACTCAACGCCATTGCCGAGGCGGGTTACGCCGGGAGCATCACCGGCTCCGCGCTGCAGGCCCTGATTCCCGGCGGCGTGGGCGTGGCGGTTTCCGGCGTGAGCGGCACGGCCTTGATGGGCAGCGTGGACGTCTCCGTGCCCCCCACCGACCTGCGCAGGCAGAACCGCCAGGCGCTCCTAGACGCGGGGGTGCCCGAATCCCTGGCCAGGCTGTTCATCAACAACGAGCAGTTCACCCCCACCCAGCAGACCGTCATCGTCAAGGCGCTGTCCTCCATGCGGGGCACGGAGGGCTTGGCCGAGTTCGTGGAGTTCGCGGCGGGCACCCAGGAACAGGACGTGGCCCTGTTCCGCCAGCGCATGGCCCGCATGTACGCCGGGTACGACAACACCGTGGCCAACCTGGCGCGTTTCGTGCGCCTGGGCAGGTTCGTGGGCGCGCAGCGCGGCGACGGGACCCTGGTGCTGGCCTTCCCCCTGGACTATCTGGTCTGCACCAGGACGAACGCCTCCATCATCGAGGCCATGGCGGGAAGGGCGCGCGAGCTTTCCGCCAGTGGCGTGGAATTGTGGCTGACCGGCAAGGCCAGCCCCATGACGAAAAAACTTCTCAAGCGCATGGGCTGGCGGCTCAACGAGGAGAGCGGCAAAAGACTCCTCGGGACCTGGTATTGAGGGGCGCCCTGACAGGGCCGAGGACAATTGACTTGTGGCGCAAAATGTTTGCGGGTATTGTAAGAACTGTTTGGCATTTCATAATAGATCCGATCGACGGGGCCTCTATGAAACCCGCCAAAACAACCAACACCTAGGAGTATGGCATGAAGATTCTCGCCGCTGTCGCTCTCTCGCTTCTCCTCTCTGCCGGAATGGCCTTCGCCAACGCCGACGACGCCAAATGGATCGCCCAGTGCCTCAAGGACAACAAGGACGCCAAGGTGCCCGTTGAAGTCATCACCAAGTACTGCACCTGCATGAACAACAAGATGAGCGACAACGAGACCCAGTCCATCACCCAGTGGGAGAAGACCCACCCCAAAGAGCGGGCCGAGTGCGACAAGGAGTCCGGCTGGAACTAGGCCGAGCCTCCTGCTCCTGATCAGAAACGGCGGGGCCGGGTGAAGAACCCGGCCCCTTTTTGTTGCGGAACGTTGGCGGGAGGGGCTCAGGCCAGCACGAGCCTGATCTCCACCGAGATGTGGTCGTACACCACGTGCATGCCCAGGTGCCTGAAGAACCTGGCCGAGCCGTAGATCACGCCCCAGTCCGTGCGGTCGAAGTCGAAGTTGGCGTGCAGGCCGATCTTGCCGTCGTCGAGCATGCGCAGGTGGGCCGGGAAGAAGATGGTCTTGCCCACGCCCCGCAGGGAGAGCTGGCCGGTCATCACGTAGTTGGGCCTGGTGGCGGTGCCCTCGGCGGCGGGGGTGGCCTCCGTGAGGGTGAACACGGCCGTGGGGAAGAGAGAGACGAAGAAGAAGTCGTCCGAGGCCAGGTGGGCCTCCAGTACGTCCTTGAGCGGGTCGCCTTCGAGGTTCTTGTCGGCGATGCTGGTCATGTCGATCTCGAAGATGCCCTTGAACCCGCTGCGCACGCCCTGGGTGAAGTCCATCTCCGCCTTGGAGACGGAGAGGGTGCCGTGGTGGCTGATGTTGTGGTTGCGGCCTGTCCAGAGGATGGCCGTGTCGCCGCTGGTGAGCTTGTAGAGCCTGGGTTCGGGGGCGAAGGCCGGGAAGGGCTGGTCCAGCGTCCGGGCCGCGCTGCCCTCCAGGACGTAGCCCGCCTCGGCGCACTCCTCGATGCCGCCGGGGAAGACGGAGATGTTGGCGTATCCGGCCCGGCGCAGCTTCTGGGCCGCGGTGTGAACGTCCATCGAGCCAGCGCCCGCGCCCGCGAGGATGATGGGCATGGACTTGTCGGGCGCCAGCTTGGCGACCTCGTCCAGGAAGACCACCTGGTACACGCAGGCGTTGAGCGCGCCCGGGATGTGGCGGCGCTCGAAATGCTCTGGGGGAAGAACGTCAATGAGCGCCGCGCCGCCGGATTCGACCGCCAGCCTGACATCCTTCAGCGTCAGCTCGGGAAAGTTCTCGGTGGTCATGGATGCCTCCTGGGGATGGCCCGGGATGATAATGGTAGGCGCTCAATAGCAGAACGGATGGGTTTTGAGAAGCGGCACGGGCGCAGAAACATGATTCCGTACCTGGACCTATGCCGTTCTATGCAAGGGCGAGCATTCCCCATATGAGGCGGAAGAGAACCCGTCACCCGATTTACGTGAGGAGTGCACCCATGATCTCGAGAGCAAGCATCGATTTCCGTCGGCTGGCATTCCGTTGCCTGGTGCCGCTGGTGTGTTTCCTCCTGGCCGGTCCAGTCCACGGGCGCTGCGCGGCGGACGAATCGGAAGCCATCCTGCAGGTATATCGGCCGCTGCTTGCGGAATACTCGCGGCTGGTTCTGGGAGTGCGGGACTCGGAGGCCATCGCATTCGCGCTGGAGAAGAACATGGCCTCCACCGCGTTGCAAAAGCTGTTCAAGGCCGAACAGCGGCTCAGGAACAAGGAAGGGATGGGGCGGCTCGACTTTGACCTCTTCTTCAACGCCCAGGACGAGTGCGGCAAGCCGTTGCGTATTCTGGGCCTGACGCTGGAAACGCAGGTAGCCCTCCTGACCGTGAGCAACGGCTGCAAGGGGATGAAGCCCTACGTGTTCGTCCTGGTCAAGGAGTCGGGCCGCTGGGTAATAGACGACGCCCGGTATGACGTCGACGGCAAAATCTGGACCCTGCAGGGCATCCTGAAAGCGAAATAGCCCTCCCCGGGTGGGTTCCAGCGCCGGGTCCGCCAGCCGGTGCCAGGAGTCCCGTGCCCGGCGCAC
This genomic window from Fundidesulfovibrio soli contains:
- a CDS encoding YceI family protein: MTTENFPELTLKDVRLAVESGGAALIDVLPPEHFERRHIPGALNACVYQVVFLDEVAKLAPDKSMPIILAGAGAGSMDVHTAAQKLRRAGYANISVFPGGIEECAEAGYVLEGSAARTLDQPFPAFAPEPRLYKLTSGDTAILWTGRNHNISHHGTLSVSKAEMDFTQGVRSGFKGIFEIDMTSIADKNLEGDPLKDVLEAHLASDDFFFVSLFPTAVFTLTEATPAAEGTATRPNYVMTGQLSLRGVGKTIFFPAHLRMLDDGKIGLHANFDFDRTDWGVIYGSARFFRHLGMHVVYDHISVEIRLVLA
- a CDS encoding YbjP/YqhG family protein, with amino-acid sequence MISRASIDFRRLAFRCLVPLVCFLLAGPVHGRCAADESEAILQVYRPLLAEYSRLVLGVRDSEAIAFALEKNMASTALQKLFKAEQRLRNKEGMGRLDFDLFFNAQDECGKPLRILGLTLETQVALLTVSNGCKGMKPYVFVLVKESGRWVIDDARYDVDGKIWTLQGILKAK